One Aliiroseovarius sediminilitoris DNA window includes the following coding sequences:
- a CDS encoding M16 family metallopeptidase has product MKRLFVTLVTLLVVSFPARAEIAIQEITTPGGINAWLVEEDSLPFTALEIRFRGGTSLDRPGKRGAVNFMVGLLEEGAGDLDARGFAEARESLAASYRFGAYDDAVTVSAQFLTENREAATELLHMALTEPRFDAAAIDRVRAQVMSHLASRSTDPNAIVGETWDRMAYGDHPYGSYRVGTVDSVAGLTRDDLVTALKDALALDRIYVAAVGDISADDLSKLLDDLFDGLPATGAPLPPRADFALSGGTTVVPFDTPQSVTMFGQSGIARDDPDFFAAYVVNEVLGGRGSRSRLMQEVREKRGLTYGVGTFLANADLSDTILGQFSSQNGSMAEAIEVTRGEWAKIAKDGITQDELTAAQTYLTGSYPLRFDGNANIANIMVSMQMEDLPVDYIATRNDQVMAVTLEDATRVATRLYDPDALHFVVVGQPEGVVSN; this is encoded by the coding sequence ATGAAGCGTCTGTTCGTCACCCTTGTCACGCTGTTGGTTGTGAGCTTTCCCGCCCGCGCCGAGATTGCCATTCAGGAAATCACGACGCCCGGTGGAATTAACGCCTGGCTGGTCGAAGAAGACAGCCTGCCCTTTACCGCGCTGGAAATCCGCTTTCGCGGTGGCACCTCGCTGGATCGGCCGGGCAAGCGCGGGGCGGTCAATTTCATGGTCGGCCTTCTGGAAGAAGGGGCCGGGGACTTGGACGCGCGCGGCTTTGCCGAAGCACGTGAAAGCCTGGCCGCGTCGTATCGTTTCGGAGCCTATGATGATGCGGTGACGGTTTCGGCGCAGTTTCTGACCGAGAATCGCGAGGCGGCGACAGAGCTTTTGCATATGGCGCTAACTGAGCCTCGTTTTGATGCTGCTGCCATTGACCGTGTTCGCGCGCAGGTGATGTCGCATCTGGCATCTCGCTCGACCGATCCCAACGCCATCGTGGGCGAAACATGGGATCGCATGGCCTATGGCGATCACCCCTATGGCAGCTATCGGGTTGGTACGGTCGACAGCGTGGCGGGATTGACGCGGGACGATCTTGTGACGGCGCTGAAGGACGCGCTTGCGCTGGATCGCATTTATGTGGCTGCCGTCGGCGATATCTCGGCGGATGATCTGAGCAAGCTGCTTGATGACTTGTTTGATGGGCTGCCCGCGACCGGTGCACCTTTGCCACCGCGTGCGGATTTTGCGTTGTCCGGGGGCACCACGGTCGTTCCTTTTGACACACCACAATCGGTCACAATGTTCGGACAGTCTGGCATCGCTCGCGATGACCCGGATTTCTTTGCTGCTTACGTTGTGAATGAAGTTCTGGGCGGACGCGGTTCGCGCTCGCGCCTGATGCAAGAGGTGCGGGAGAAGCGCGGGCTGACCTATGGCGTCGGGACGTTTCTGGCCAATGCCGATCTGTCAGACACCATATTGGGACAGTTTTCCAGCCAAAACGGGTCCATGGCCGAAGCGATCGAAGTGACACGCGGTGAATGGGCCAAGATCGCGAAAGATGGCATCACGCAGGATGAATTGACTGCCGCGCAAACTTATCTGACCGGATCGTATCCGCTGCGTTTCGATGGCAATGCCAATATCGCCAATATTATGGTGTCGATGCAGATGGAAGACCTGCCCGTCGATTACATTGCCACGCGAAATGATCAAGTGATGGCGGTCACGCTAGAGGATGCAACGCGGGTTGCGACGCGGCTTTACGACCCGGATGCATTGCATTTCGTGGTGGTTGGCCAGCCTGAGGGCGTTGTTTCAAATTGA
- the lspA gene encoding signal peptidase II, translating into MRALLIAAILAFAVDQGSKSHSLYILELDRVGVIPIWPPYLVYQMAWNTGVNFGLFGSDAATMRWVLVVLSLVISMWVFIWVRNERLGRWANISAGLLIGGALGNAADRIVYGAVVDFLNMSCCGIQNPFSFNVADIFVFAGAIGLVLFSSSKKTP; encoded by the coding sequence ATGCGCGCGTTACTGATAGCTGCCATTCTGGCCTTCGCCGTTGATCAAGGCAGCAAGTCTCACTCTCTTTACATACTTGAACTGGACCGCGTCGGCGTGATCCCGATCTGGCCACCTTATCTGGTGTATCAGATGGCGTGGAACACAGGCGTCAATTTCGGCCTGTTCGGGTCCGACGCCGCGACGATGCGATGGGTGCTTGTGGTGCTCAGCCTGGTGATTTCGATGTGGGTCTTCATATGGGTGCGCAATGAGCGTTTGGGGCGGTGGGCCAACATATCCGCAGGCCTATTGATAGGCGGCGCACTGGGAAATGCGGCGGATCGCATTGTTTACGGTGCCGTCGTGGACTTTCTGAACATGTCCTGCTGCGGCATCCAGAACCCGTTTTCGTTCAACGTGGCGGACATTTTTGTCTTCGCGGGGGCGATTGGCCTGGTTCTCTTCTCATCATCGAAGAAGACCCCGTGA
- a CDS encoding DUF3035 domain-containing protein: protein MRFSSVKLLTALCAGILLTACSGGDPKLMNIKSTQAGPDEFSILPTKPLQEPPSYQALPAPTPGGTNVTDPTPNADAVAALGGQLRNTGLRGGEGALVTAASRYGVSASIRSQLAAEDLKWRQENRGKLLERLFNVNVYYSAYEAQELNQHRELERLRRLGIWTPAAPPDPVAAQ from the coding sequence ATGCGATTTTCATCCGTCAAACTTTTGACCGCTCTTTGCGCCGGTATTCTTCTGACAGCCTGTTCTGGTGGCGATCCCAAGCTGATGAACATCAAGTCCACGCAGGCCGGACCGGACGAGTTTTCGATCCTGCCGACCAAGCCGTTACAGGAGCCGCCCAGCTATCAGGCGCTGCCTGCCCCGACACCGGGCGGCACGAACGTCACGGACCCCACACCGAACGCAGATGCCGTGGCGGCACTTGGTGGTCAGTTGCGTAATACGGGTCTGCGCGGTGGTGAGGGTGCGCTTGTAACTGCTGCAAGCCGATATGGTGTGTCCGCGAGCATTCGCAGTCAACTGGCCGCAGAAGACCTGAAATGGCGTCAGGAAAACCGCGGCAAGCTGCTTGAGCGGCTGTTTAACGTGAATGTATATTACAGCGCGTATGAGGCGCAGGAACTGAACCAGCACCGCGAACTTGAACGCTTGCGTCGCTTGGGCATCTGGACACCGGCTGCCCCGCCCGACCCGGTGGCGGCACAGTAA
- the mutL gene encoding DNA mismatch repair endonuclease MutL, translated as MPEDSPHISPARASDRRPVIRQLDDAAINRIAAGEVVERPASAVKELVENALDAGATRVEIAYADGGKTLIRVTDDGCGIVPDDLHLALSRHATSKIDGSDLLDIHTFGFRGEALPSLGSVGRLTITSRVDGFDAATIRVAGGETSVVKPAALSAGTVVELRDLFYATPARLKFMRSDRAEAQAITDVIKRLAMAEPHVGFTLRDVSGGGEGRVTFRADPETGDMFDALGGRLGSILGRDFSDNAIRIDAERDGLRLTGFAALPTYSRGAAVAQFLFVNGRPVKDKLLTGALRAAYFDFLSRDRHPAAALFVSCDPHLVDVNVHPAKSEVRFREPGVARGLIVSGLRHALASAGHRASTTVAGATLGAMRPEQPAPRVYQMDRPGAGAIRQTYTSQAPGSDVPGFAEMSTPSARFDPVVEPDNEALQKALPLGAARAQVHENYIIAQTETGMVIVDQHAAHERLVYEKLKRQMAENGVARQALLIPEIVELSSGDVARLLEVADDLARMGLVIEPFGGDAIAVRETPAILGEINATAMIKDVLDELADLGDSNKVQARLEAVLSRVACHGSIRSGRWMRPEEMNALLREMEATPHSGQCNHGRPTYVELKLADIERLFGRT; from the coding sequence ATGCCCGAGGATAGCCCCCATATAAGCCCCGCGCGCGCCTCTGATCGCCGCCCGGTCATTCGCCAGTTGGACGATGCTGCAATCAATAGAATTGCAGCGGGCGAGGTTGTGGAGCGCCCCGCATCAGCCGTCAAGGAACTGGTGGAAAATGCGCTGGACGCCGGCGCGACGCGGGTTGAAATCGCCTATGCCGATGGCGGCAAAACCCTGATCCGTGTCACCGATGATGGGTGTGGGATTGTGCCCGATGATCTGCATTTGGCTTTGTCACGTCATGCGACGTCGAAGATCGACGGCTCGGACCTTCTGGACATTCATACCTTCGGCTTCCGGGGCGAGGCATTGCCGTCGCTCGGGTCGGTTGGTCGCCTGACCATCACCTCGCGGGTCGATGGGTTTGATGCTGCCACGATCCGGGTGGCCGGCGGTGAAACCAGCGTGGTGAAGCCTGCGGCCTTGTCGGCTGGAACTGTGGTTGAGCTGCGTGATCTTTTTTACGCAACACCCGCAAGGTTGAAATTTATGCGCAGCGATCGGGCCGAGGCGCAGGCGATCACCGATGTGATCAAGCGCCTTGCGATGGCTGAACCGCATGTGGGCTTCACCCTGCGTGATGTGTCCGGTGGCGGTGAGGGCCGCGTGACCTTCCGCGCCGATCCTGAAACCGGCGATATGTTCGATGCGCTGGGCGGGCGGCTCGGGTCCATCCTTGGGCGCGATTTTTCGGATAATGCGATCAGGATTGATGCGGAACGCGACGGGCTGCGCCTGACCGGGTTCGCGGCGCTTCCAACCTATTCGCGCGGCGCTGCGGTGGCGCAGTTTCTGTTCGTGAACGGTCGCCCCGTGAAAGACAAGCTGCTGACCGGTGCACTGCGCGCGGCCTATTTCGATTTCCTCAGCCGCGACCGGCACCCGGCGGCTGCATTGTTCGTATCCTGCGACCCGCATCTGGTCGATGTAAACGTGCATCCGGCGAAATCCGAGGTGCGGTTTCGCGAACCGGGCGTTGCGCGTGGCTTGATTGTGTCGGGCCTGCGTCATGCGCTGGCAAGCGCGGGGCATCGTGCGTCAACGACTGTCGCGGGGGCGACTTTGGGCGCGATGCGGCCCGAACAACCGGCGCCGCGCGTTTATCAAATGGACCGCCCCGGCGCTGGCGCGATCCGGCAGACCTACACCTCGCAAGCCCCCGGCTCTGACGTGCCGGGCTTTGCCGAAATGTCCACGCCCTCAGCCCGCTTTGATCCGGTGGTCGAGCCGGATAACGAAGCCCTGCAAAAGGCGCTGCCCCTTGGCGCCGCCCGCGCGCAGGTGCATGAGAACTACATCATCGCACAAACCGAAACCGGCATGGTTATCGTGGATCAGCACGCGGCACATGAACGTCTGGTCTATGAAAAGCTCAAACGCCAGATGGCCGAAAACGGCGTCGCGCGTCAGGCCCTTTTGATCCCTGAAATCGTCGAACTGTCCTCGGGTGATGTGGCGCGGCTGTTGGAAGTCGCAGATGACCTTGCCCGGATGGGGCTTGTCATCGAACCCTTCGGTGGTGACGCCATCGCCGTGCGCGAGACCCCGGCCATTCTGGGCGAAATCAACGCCACTGCGATGATCAAGGACGTGCTGGACGAACTGGCCGACCTTGGCGACAGCAACAAGGTGCAGGCGCGCCTTGAAGCCGTGTTGTCCCGCGTCGCCTGCCACGGCTCGATCCGGTCGGGTCGCTGGATGCGGCCCGAGGAAATGAATGCGCTCTTGCGCGAGATGGAGGCCACGCCTCATTCCGGCCAGTGCAACCACGGCCGCCCCACCTATGTGGAACTGAAACTTGCAGATATCGAAAGGCTGTTTGGCCGCACATGA
- a CDS encoding M16 family metallopeptidase translates to MRFLIAAFLAVGLGTPISAKEGVTDFTLDNGLQVVVIEDHRAPVVVHMLWYRAGAADEQPGVSGIAHFLEHLLFKATDTMEAGELSRVVAENGGSDNAFTSQDYTAYFQRVAADRLGLMMQMEADRMRNLRLTQDDIATERNVILEERAQRTDNDPSSLFYEQMNAAAYLNHPYGTPIIGWRHEAAQLSREDALAFYERFYAPNNAVLIVAGDVTPDEVKVLAQKHYGPLKPTPDLMARERRAEPPQLAERRIRFEDPRVSQPYVYRQYVAPERDAGAQEEAAALVYLAEILGGSGATSVLGRALQFENPIAVYAGAGYGSVMLDDTEFSLVVYPTQGTSLAEAEAALDAQIAKFLDTGIDPDQFERIKFQIRADQVYALDSAMERAQRYGRALTSGLTIEDVQAWPDVLQAVTPEQVMDAARKVFDDRRSVTGWLVPEGGEEMK, encoded by the coding sequence ATGCGTTTTTTGATTGCGGCTTTTCTGGCCGTTGGGTTAGGCACCCCAATTTCCGCCAAAGAAGGCGTCACGGATTTCACTCTGGACAACGGGCTTCAGGTCGTTGTGATCGAAGATCACCGTGCGCCGGTCGTCGTCCATATGCTGTGGTATCGGGCGGGGGCTGCGGACGAACAACCCGGCGTGTCAGGCATTGCGCATTTCCTGGAGCATCTGTTGTTCAAGGCCACCGACACGATGGAGGCCGGAGAGCTGAGCCGCGTGGTTGCCGAAAATGGTGGGTCTGACAACGCATTCACATCGCAGGACTATACCGCGTATTTCCAGCGGGTCGCAGCGGATCGTCTGGGTCTGATGATGCAGATGGAAGCCGACCGGATGCGCAATCTGCGACTGACCCAGGATGACATCGCGACCGAACGAAATGTCATTCTTGAAGAGCGGGCCCAACGCACTGACAACGACCCGTCGTCCCTGTTCTATGAACAAATGAACGCGGCAGCGTATCTGAACCATCCCTATGGCACCCCGATCATCGGTTGGCGCCACGAAGCGGCCCAATTGTCGCGCGAGGATGCCTTGGCATTTTACGAACGTTTCTATGCACCGAACAATGCGGTCTTGATTGTCGCAGGCGATGTGACGCCGGATGAGGTCAAGGTTTTGGCACAGAAACACTATGGTCCGCTGAAGCCTACGCCTGATCTGATGGCGCGCGAGCGACGCGCCGAGCCGCCGCAACTGGCCGAGCGTCGGATACGCTTCGAAGACCCAAGGGTCTCGCAACCCTATGTCTATCGCCAGTACGTCGCGCCCGAACGTGATGCAGGCGCGCAGGAAGAAGCCGCAGCCCTTGTGTATCTGGCCGAAATTCTTGGCGGAAGCGGGGCCACATCTGTGTTGGGGCGTGCGCTTCAGTTCGAAAACCCAATCGCGGTCTATGCCGGGGCGGGCTATGGCTCGGTTATGCTGGACGACACCGAGTTTTCGCTGGTGGTCTATCCGACCCAAGGCACCAGCCTTGCCGAAGCCGAAGCGGCGTTGGACGCGCAGATTGCGAAGTTTCTGGACACCGGCATCGACCCTGATCAGTTCGAGCGGATCAAGTTCCAGATCCGCGCAGATCAAGTCTATGCGCTCGACAGCGCGATGGAGCGGGCGCAGCGCTATGGTCGTGCGCTCACTTCGGGCCTGACGATCGAGGATGTGCAGGCGTGGCCGGATGTGTTGCAGGCCGTCACTCCGGAACAGGTGATGGACGCCGCGCGCAAGGTGTTCGATGATCGCCGATCCGTCACCGGCTGGCTTGTTCCCGAAGGCGGAGAGGAAATGAAATGA
- a CDS encoding DNA recombination protein RmuC: protein MIQIGDTTYNLADPSTLLVIGAAVLAVLMFVLLIVVVRRAGQSARVAHDLARDMGGLGQAVQMLGAGQDQLSGGLRTVSDAQSTGQAQVLQAMETRLAHVQQQMNDRLHDNAMKSARAMSELQERMKESLQGNTVKTTQSLTQLQERLAVIDKAQDNITRLSGDVLSLQDILSNKQTRGAFGEIQLHDIVSKALPKDSYDLQQTLSNGKRADCLIHLPNPPGPIVIDSKFPLEAYEALRAADTPYEVNEAAKAMRIAVKAHIKAIAEKYIIEGETADGALMFLPSEAVYAELHANFPELVREGFAARVWIVSPTTCMATLNTMRAILKDARMREQAGEIRKMLKHLHRDVELVVERAGKLETHFDQARRDVEGITTAAERAGKRAARLDNFDFEELSDEAENVVPIGKG, encoded by the coding sequence ATGATCCAGATTGGCGATACAACCTACAACCTCGCGGACCCGTCAACGCTGCTGGTGATCGGCGCGGCAGTGCTGGCCGTGTTGATGTTCGTCCTGCTTATCGTCGTGGTGCGCCGGGCGGGGCAATCGGCACGCGTGGCCCATGATCTTGCCCGCGACATGGGCGGTCTTGGGCAGGCTGTGCAGATGCTGGGCGCGGGCCAGGATCAACTGTCGGGCGGGTTGCGCACGGTGTCGGATGCTCAGTCCACCGGACAGGCGCAGGTGTTGCAGGCGATGGAAACGCGTCTGGCGCATGTGCAGCAGCAGATGAACGACCGGCTGCATGACAACGCGATGAAATCCGCCCGCGCCATGTCGGAATTGCAGGAGCGGATGAAGGAAAGCCTGCAAGGCAACACGGTGAAAACCACCCAAAGTCTGACCCAGTTGCAGGAACGGCTGGCGGTGATCGACAAGGCGCAGGACAACATCACGCGGCTGTCGGGCGATGTGCTGAGCCTTCAGGATATCCTGTCCAACAAACAGACGCGCGGCGCATTTGGCGAGATACAACTGCACGACATCGTATCCAAGGCGCTGCCCAAAGACAGCTATGACCTGCAACAGACCTTATCCAACGGCAAACGCGCCGATTGCCTGATCCACCTGCCCAACCCGCCGGGGCCGATCGTGATCGATTCAAAATTCCCGCTGGAGGCTTATGAAGCCCTGCGCGCCGCGGACACGCCTTACGAGGTGAACGAGGCGGCAAAGGCCATGCGCATCGCAGTCAAGGCGCATATCAAGGCCATCGCCGAGAAATATATCATCGAAGGCGAAACCGCCGACGGTGCCCTGATGTTCCTGCCGTCCGAGGCCGTCTATGCCGAACTGCACGCCAACTTCCCCGAACTGGTCCGCGAAGGGTTCGCGGCGCGGGTTTGGATCGTGTCCCCCACGACCTGCATGGCGACCCTGAACACCATGCGGGCGATCCTGAAAGACGCCCGAATGCGCGAACAGGCAGGCGAGATCCGTAAGATGCTGAAGCACCTTCACCGGGATGTGGAGCTTGTTGTCGAGCGCGCGGGCAAGTTGGAGACTCACTTCGATCAGGCACGACGCGATGTTGAGGGGATCACCACGGCGGCGGAACGCGCCGGAAAACGTGCGGCGCGGCTGGATAATTTCGATTTTGAGGAGCTGTCAGACGAGGCCGAGAATGTGGTGCCGATTGGGAAAGGGTGA